The Bacteroidales bacterium genome window below encodes:
- a CDS encoding response regulator transcription factor, with amino-acid sequence MRILLVEDDPKISTFIKIGLESNNYIVDTAYDGPMGERLALSKSYEVIILDIVIPGISGFQLCKNIRQNNIYTPVIMLTSLDSVEDKLTGFECGADDYLLKPFSFRELMARIKALSRRNRETFVSPVIKVLDLELDSVARKVKRNDREIKLTPTEYKILELLMNNKGKVFDRIDIAEKIWGVSFNSGTNVIDVHINSLRKKIDKDFSQKLIQTKIGFGYVLSEEPQS; translated from the coding sequence ATGAGGATCTTACTTGTTGAAGACGACCCTAAGATTTCAACGTTTATTAAAATAGGTCTGGAGAGCAATAATTACATCGTAGATACGGCATATGACGGACCCATGGGCGAACGCCTGGCACTTTCAAAAAGCTACGAGGTAATCATTCTGGATATTGTCATTCCCGGCATTTCAGGCTTCCAGCTCTGTAAAAATATACGTCAGAATAATATCTATACGCCTGTAATCATGCTTACATCGCTTGATTCGGTGGAGGATAAGCTTACGGGTTTCGAGTGCGGAGCTGACGATTACCTGCTGAAACCCTTCAGTTTCCGTGAACTGATGGCGCGCATCAAAGCGCTCAGCCGCCGTAACCGGGAGACATTTGTGAGTCCCGTTATCAAAGTGCTCGATCTTGAACTCGACTCAGTTGCCAGGAAAGTAAAACGTAACGATCGGGAGATAAAACTCACACCCACGGAATACAAGATTCTTGAACTCCTTATGAATAATAAGGGAAAGGTTTTCGACCGTATTGACATTGCCGAGAAAATCTGGGGCGTTTCATTCAACAGCGGAACCAATGTGATTGATGTTCACATTAATTCGCTCAGAAAAAAAATTGATAAAGATTTTTCCCAAAAACTGATACAAACTAAGATAGGTTTCGGATATGTACTATCAGAAGAACCCCAGTCATAG